One genomic region from Nitrospira sp. encodes:
- the tsaD gene encoding tRNA (adenosine(37)-N6)-threonylcarbamoyltransferase complex transferase subunit TsaD codes for MCSNSNRSEFQYEARWRPGSVLGIESSCDETAAALLSCEGEVLSNVVSSQVAVHEKFGGVVPELAARAHLGKIDMVVREALATAQVSKHTLGAIAVTQGPGLAGALLVGVNYAKALSYGLGIPIIGVNHLQGHIASAWLADPMFPLSCIVLVVSGGHTHLYRHEVGGLCILLGRTRDDAAGEAFDKGAQMLGLGYPGGPAIDRIARSGDVQVFRFPRFHRAKNSLEFSFSGLKTALLYKLREMGGPLRSQQTADLAAGYQEAIVQVLATKAFAALKQSNLAALAVVGGVSANSRLRTVLNERAAREGIRLSLPPIEFCTDNAAMIASAGRQLLMNGERPHADLDITPAERFVMVHEKPDQASVFPRDKEKANS; via the coding sequence ATGTGTTCCAACTCCAATCGGTCCGAGTTTCAATATGAGGCTCGATGGCGTCCGGGCTCGGTTCTTGGAATCGAGTCTTCATGCGACGAAACGGCTGCAGCCCTACTCAGTTGTGAAGGAGAAGTGCTTTCCAACGTCGTGTCTTCACAAGTGGCCGTCCATGAAAAATTCGGTGGCGTCGTCCCGGAGTTAGCCGCGCGAGCTCACCTTGGGAAGATCGACATGGTGGTCAGGGAAGCCTTGGCGACGGCTCAAGTCTCGAAACATACTCTCGGTGCCATCGCAGTCACCCAGGGACCGGGATTGGCTGGGGCGCTTTTGGTAGGAGTTAATTATGCAAAAGCCTTGAGCTACGGTTTGGGTATTCCGATCATCGGGGTCAATCACCTACAGGGGCACATCGCTTCCGCATGGCTCGCCGACCCCATGTTCCCACTGTCCTGCATTGTGCTGGTTGTATCGGGTGGCCATACCCACCTCTATCGCCATGAAGTCGGCGGCCTGTGTATACTACTGGGACGCACTCGCGACGACGCCGCTGGTGAGGCGTTCGACAAGGGGGCCCAGATGCTTGGTTTGGGGTATCCGGGCGGACCAGCTATTGATCGAATCGCACGTTCCGGTGATGTACAGGTCTTTCGATTCCCCCGATTTCACCGGGCAAAGAACAGTCTTGAGTTCAGCTTCAGTGGTCTCAAGACGGCTTTGTTGTATAAGTTGCGAGAAATGGGTGGTCCTCTGCGATCTCAACAGACTGCCGATTTGGCGGCCGGCTACCAAGAAGCTATTGTGCAGGTTTTGGCCACGAAGGCCTTCGCCGCTCTCAAGCAGTCGAACCTGGCTGCGCTTGCTGTCGTGGGAGGGGTTTCAGCTAATTCGCGATTAAGAACTGTGCTGAACGAGCGCGCGGCACGTGAAGGTATTCGCCTATCGCTGCCGCCTATCGAGTTTTGCACTGACAATGCTGCCATGATTGCCTCAGCGGGTCGTCAGTTGCTGATGAACGGAGAACGACCACATGCAGATCTCGATATCACTCCGGCCGAGAGGTTTGTGATGGTTCATGAAAAACCCGATCAAGCATCGGTTTTTCCAAGGGATAAGGAGAAAGCCAATTCCTGA
- the hflX gene encoding GTPase HflX, with protein MKNPIKHRFFQGIRRKPIPDIRGQITGLRTSQVASVERLYRRRVSSDKVITAELAKAMAQLTVELRRPLGVLLTRRGQVQEVIVGTDLTLSSTTLTLFRAGARSLRGLRFIRTQLHDQPLNQEVLTDLAFLRLDLIGLLSITEDGQLGNLYVAHLLAPNSTGQLFKVLEAVPFHNLTMIFDQFIEELDADLQQARAHYAVESGKEAAILVSASIKSRSEQEERLAELAELATSVDVTVVDQVVQRTSDGHQRYLLGSGKMKDVLIQTLHRGADMVIFDQTLSPAQLRAISEMTDIKVIDRTQLILDIFARRAHSREGKVQVELAQLRYLLPRLSGKGAQLSRLGGGIGTRGPGETKLETDRRRVRDRITHLERELTQFGRQQDQRRSRRSRHGLPIVSLVGYTNAGKSTLLNVLTNSQVSAQNRLFETLDTTSRRLRFPEDREVIITDTVGFIRDLPQELVGAFRTTLEELREADLLLHVVDGSAADIDIQITAVIAILEELQLNGIPRLLVFNKCDQISPSHIELLCRRYGAIGISALQPATLRPLLAQLEAHVRALPTGEHRTVDLPPQGDALVLASRR; from the coding sequence ATGAAAAACCCGATCAAGCATCGGTTTTTCCAAGGGATAAGGAGAAAGCCAATTCCTGATATCCGGGGTCAGATCACAGGATTACGTACCAGCCAAGTCGCGTCGGTTGAACGACTCTACCGACGTCGTGTCTCATCCGATAAAGTCATTACCGCGGAGCTCGCAAAGGCAATGGCCCAGCTGACCGTTGAACTCCGTCGTCCGCTCGGCGTGCTCTTGACCAGACGAGGACAAGTTCAGGAAGTGATTGTGGGAACGGATTTGACGTTGTCTTCAACAACGTTGACCTTGTTCCGTGCGGGTGCGCGATCGCTCCGTGGTTTGAGGTTCATTCGTACACAACTGCACGATCAGCCACTCAATCAAGAGGTGCTCACCGACCTCGCCTTCTTGCGACTTGATCTTATCGGCCTCCTCTCCATTACCGAGGATGGCCAACTTGGCAACCTGTATGTAGCTCATCTGCTGGCGCCCAATTCGACCGGTCAATTGTTCAAAGTGCTCGAGGCTGTTCCGTTCCACAACCTGACAATGATATTCGACCAGTTTATCGAAGAGCTCGATGCAGACCTTCAGCAGGCGCGAGCTCACTATGCGGTGGAGAGCGGTAAGGAAGCGGCGATACTCGTCAGCGCTTCTATTAAAAGTCGGTCCGAGCAGGAAGAGCGTTTGGCCGAATTGGCGGAGTTGGCCACCTCCGTCGACGTCACAGTGGTCGATCAAGTCGTACAACGAACGTCGGATGGGCATCAGCGCTATCTCTTGGGAAGCGGCAAGATGAAGGATGTTTTGATTCAGACGCTCCATCGAGGCGCCGACATGGTGATCTTTGATCAAACCTTGTCGCCGGCTCAACTGCGAGCCATTTCAGAGATGACCGATATTAAGGTGATCGATCGGACTCAACTGATCCTGGACATCTTTGCTCGCCGAGCCCACAGTCGTGAAGGCAAAGTACAAGTGGAACTAGCGCAGCTACGGTATCTGCTTCCACGATTGTCTGGGAAAGGTGCTCAACTCTCGCGCCTGGGTGGTGGGATCGGCACTCGAGGACCGGGCGAAACCAAATTGGAAACTGATCGTCGCCGCGTGCGTGACCGCATCACCCATTTAGAACGGGAACTGACACAGTTTGGACGCCAACAAGACCAACGGCGGTCAAGGCGAAGTCGGCACGGACTTCCCATCGTTTCACTCGTGGGCTATACGAACGCCGGTAAGTCGACATTGCTCAACGTGTTGACGAACAGTCAGGTATCCGCTCAAAACAGATTATTTGAAACCCTGGACACGACGAGCCGCCGTCTGCGGTTTCCCGAGGATCGCGAAGTCATCATTACCGACACGGTAGGGTTTATTCGGGATCTTCCGCAAGAACTGGTCGGCGCCTTTCGGACAACGCTCGAAGAGCTCCGAGAGGCTGATCTCCTACTGCATGTTGTCGATGGCAGCGCAGCAGACATTGATATCCAAATTACGGCCGTCATCGCCATCCTTGAGGAGTTGCAGTTGAATGGGATACCGAGATTGCTCGTGTTTAATAAGTGTGACCAGATATCTCCATCGCACATCGAGTTACTCTGCCGACGTTACGGAGCCATCGGCATTTCGGCGCTCCAGCCCGCCACACTTCGTCCGCTCCTCGCTCAACTGGAAGCGCACGTGAGAGCGTTGCCAACCGGTGAACATCGGACTGTTGATCTACCGCCGCAGGGCGACGCACTGGTGCTTGCATCTCGTCGGTAA
- the nth gene encoding endonuclease III, whose translation MKQPQHVGVQSVLDRPAQIARSLRHAMPVAQVELTYRSPWELLVATILSAQCTDQRVNQVTPSLFTQYPTPQAMAKATSTELEALIRSTGFYKNKAKNLIGCAQVISAQFKSHVPDTMEELTSLPGVGRKTANVLLGAVFRKPGIVVDTHVRRVANRLALTHSRDPDQIERDLQSMYPQTQWTDVSQRLLLHGRYVCLARKPRCCVCPIYDVCEWEGKLQK comes from the coding sequence ATGAAGCAACCCCAACACGTGGGCGTACAGTCCGTTCTCGACCGCCCGGCGCAGATTGCCAGGAGTCTCCGTCACGCCATGCCGGTGGCACAAGTGGAATTAACGTATCGTTCTCCATGGGAGCTACTGGTCGCCACAATTCTATCGGCACAGTGCACGGACCAGCGTGTGAATCAGGTGACGCCGAGCCTGTTCACGCAATATCCAACGCCTCAAGCCATGGCAAAGGCGACATCGACTGAGCTGGAGGCATTGATCAGATCGACGGGCTTTTATAAGAATAAGGCGAAAAACTTGATCGGCTGTGCCCAGGTCATTAGCGCGCAGTTCAAGAGCCACGTTCCCGACACAATGGAAGAACTCACATCGCTACCTGGTGTCGGGCGAAAAACAGCCAATGTACTCCTTGGGGCCGTATTTAGAAAACCGGGCATTGTGGTTGATACACATGTAAGGCGGGTGGCCAACCGATTGGCCCTGACCCATTCAAGGGATCCCGATCAAATTGAGCGCGATCTGCAATCAATGTATCCGCAAACCCAGTGGACGGATGTGTCCCAACGGTTGCTCCTTCATGGCCGGTATGTGTGCCTCGCGCGGAAGCCTCGCTGTTGTGTTTGCCCGATTTACGATGTTTGTGAGTGGGAAGGAAAACTCCAGAAATGA
- a CDS encoding YicC family protein: MIKSMTGFGQRQESWSEGAVSVEVRSVNHRFLETSIRMPKSMSGLEERFKKVIQQHCARGRVDLTVLLQGSRGSARAVQLDVELAKQYHQTLRTLQRRLKLKGSIDIGLMAGFRDIIALSEQPADDPKLVRVVEKLGLGAVSDLAKMREKEGFLLAQDILARLNQVRECRSAVSSRAPLIAQETFDRMKQRVEKLLADSIPDLPRLNQELALYADRCDITEELVRLDTHMVQFERALQGTEPVGKTLDFLLQEMGREVNTIGSKANDAAIRANVVRMKAELERMREQIQNVE, translated from the coding sequence ATGATTAAGAGCATGACAGGATTTGGCCAGCGACAAGAATCATGGTCCGAGGGGGCCGTGAGTGTTGAAGTGAGATCAGTCAACCATCGGTTCCTTGAAACATCCATTCGTATGCCGAAGTCGATGAGCGGGCTCGAAGAACGCTTCAAGAAGGTGATCCAACAACATTGTGCACGTGGAAGAGTTGATCTTACAGTGTTGCTACAAGGCAGTCGAGGAAGCGCTCGTGCAGTGCAACTTGACGTTGAGCTAGCGAAACAGTACCATCAGACCCTTCGTACACTCCAACGCAGGCTGAAACTTAAAGGCTCCATTGACATCGGACTGATGGCGGGGTTCCGCGATATTATCGCGCTTTCGGAGCAGCCGGCCGACGATCCTAAGCTCGTAAGAGTGGTGGAGAAACTGGGGCTAGGCGCGGTGTCGGATCTGGCGAAGATGCGGGAGAAAGAGGGCTTCTTGCTTGCACAGGATATCCTCGCTCGACTTAATCAAGTGCGGGAATGCAGGAGTGCAGTATCGTCCCGTGCTCCCCTTATTGCGCAGGAAACCTTCGACCGTATGAAGCAGCGAGTGGAGAAGTTGTTGGCAGACTCTATCCCCGACCTCCCTCGGCTCAATCAGGAGTTGGCCCTCTATGCCGATCGGTGCGACATTACGGAAGAGTTGGTCAGGCTGGACACGCATATGGTACAGTTTGAGCGTGCGCTCCAAGGTACCGAACCAGTGGGAAAGACGTTGGACTTTCTTCTTCAGGAGATGGGCCGGGAAGTCAATACCATTGGATCAAAAGCCAATGACGCGGCGATCAGGGCCAACGTGGTGCGAATGAAGGCCGAGCTTGAGCGTATGCGTGAACAGATACAGAATGTCGAATGA
- the gmk gene encoding guanylate kinase, translating to MYIISAPSGAGKTTLCKQVVASVSGLWHSVSCTTRKARPGEEHGREYFFIEEKVFHDMVARNEFLEYAHVYSSWYGTPRKPLTERMEQGIDVLLEIDVQGALQIKKKFGDAVYIFILPPSMDILRARLQGRGSDSQEEIVRRLQKVREEVWSFREYHYIVRNDDLTQSLHELKSIFVAERLKTKRIDMHWLEQSFILEKDAQREPSSIL from the coding sequence TTGTATATCATTTCAGCCCCTTCAGGAGCGGGAAAAACGACCTTGTGTAAACAGGTCGTGGCATCGGTCTCCGGGCTGTGGCATTCGGTGTCGTGTACGACGAGAAAGGCGCGCCCAGGAGAAGAACACGGACGTGAGTACTTCTTTATTGAAGAGAAAGTATTTCACGATATGGTTGCGAGAAATGAGTTTCTAGAATACGCACACGTGTATTCCAGCTGGTACGGAACACCGCGGAAGCCTTTAACTGAAAGAATGGAGCAGGGCATCGATGTCTTGCTGGAGATCGATGTCCAAGGTGCGCTTCAGATTAAAAAGAAATTTGGCGATGCCGTCTATATCTTCATCCTCCCTCCATCGATGGACATCCTGCGTGCTCGACTCCAAGGTCGGGGGTCAGACTCTCAAGAGGAGATTGTTCGCCGATTGCAAAAAGTAAGGGAAGAAGTCTGGAGTTTCAGAGAATACCATTACATTGTCCGCAACGATGATCTGACGCAATCTCTTCATGAGCTGAAAAGCATTTTCGTGGCGGAACGTCTGAAGACCAAACGGATAGACATGCATTGGCTTGAGCAAAGCTTTATTCTTGAGAAAGATGCACAAAGGGAACCGTCATCCATTTTATAG
- a CDS encoding DNA-directed RNA polymerase subunit omega codes for MIDMLSLLPQYTSNEFDSRHRLVIVASQRAKHLTQGAKQAGSSRFTKETTIALDEVLRGYAKYLTGKEARDAMKEAKRGKEGETERIAMMTGEDAREIKKELSVYVDDTVQPTTAPAEG; via the coding sequence ATGATCGACATGCTGAGTTTGTTGCCGCAATATACGTCCAATGAATTTGATTCGCGTCATCGACTGGTAATCGTCGCCTCACAGCGGGCGAAACACTTGACTCAAGGTGCTAAGCAAGCCGGGTCCTCTCGCTTCACAAAAGAAACAACCATCGCACTTGACGAGGTGCTGAGAGGTTATGCCAAGTATTTGACCGGCAAGGAGGCTCGCGATGCGATGAAGGAAGCTAAACGAGGAAAAGAGGGTGAAACTGAGCGGATAGCGATGATGACCGGAGAGGACGCCCGCGAAATCAAGAAGGAGCTCAGTGTGTACGTCGATGATACGGTGCAGCCGACGACGGCTCCGGCTGAGGGGTAA
- the coaBC gene encoding bifunctional phosphopantothenoylcysteine decarboxylase/phosphopantothenate--cysteine ligase CoaBC: MDETQSPTHLWGKRLALGVTGSIAAYKAVGLLRAFAREGATVSVVMTEAATKFVTPLTFEVLSGMRVATDLFEYHEEMAHLIVPGQAHAIVVAPATANFLAKAALGLADDLLSTMLLNARCPVIVAPAMDGDMWAHPTVVQHVQLLRARGIVVLDPEVGPLASGQVAQGRLPAESRILDAVHKALIPQLDWRGQRVLVSAGPTHEPIDPVRFISNRSSGKMGYAIAEAARDRGAEVVLVTGPSSLTPPPGVTTVSVNTASEMSDALSRHFQSATVLIMAAAVADFRPKIPAGQKLKKQGKSALVLELESTPDILAMLSARRTSQIVVGFAAETEQVLSHAADKLRGKGLDLIIANDVAQAGSGFGSDDNAVVILSATGEQKALGPMPKRRLADEILTTVRELCLTSPRRASLVE; this comes from the coding sequence TTGGACGAAACACAATCGCCGACACACCTGTGGGGCAAGCGGCTTGCCCTTGGAGTAACCGGCAGCATCGCCGCGTATAAAGCGGTCGGCTTGCTTCGAGCTTTTGCGCGTGAAGGTGCCACTGTCTCGGTGGTGATGACTGAGGCCGCCACGAAATTTGTGACTCCCCTTACGTTTGAAGTGCTCTCTGGAATGCGGGTCGCGACGGATCTTTTTGAATATCATGAAGAGATGGCTCATCTCATCGTCCCAGGACAGGCCCACGCAATTGTTGTGGCGCCAGCTACGGCAAATTTTCTGGCAAAGGCGGCGCTTGGTCTGGCGGATGATCTGTTGAGCACGATGCTGTTGAATGCTCGGTGTCCCGTGATTGTCGCTCCTGCCATGGACGGGGACATGTGGGCACATCCCACGGTTGTTCAACATGTTCAGCTGCTCCGCGCCCGTGGGATCGTTGTGCTTGATCCTGAAGTGGGTCCGCTGGCATCAGGTCAAGTCGCACAAGGGAGGCTTCCAGCAGAGTCAAGAATCTTGGATGCCGTCCATAAGGCACTGATCCCTCAGCTGGATTGGCGAGGACAACGGGTGCTGGTATCCGCGGGCCCGACTCATGAACCCATTGATCCGGTTCGGTTTATTTCCAACCGTTCCTCCGGGAAGATGGGGTATGCCATTGCAGAAGCCGCAAGGGATCGAGGGGCGGAAGTTGTCTTGGTTACAGGGCCTTCCTCTCTAACGCCTCCTCCAGGGGTTACCACTGTTTCAGTCAACACCGCGAGCGAGATGAGTGACGCGTTGAGTCGGCATTTCCAGTCTGCTACGGTTCTGATCATGGCTGCAGCGGTCGCAGACTTTCGCCCCAAAATTCCGGCTGGGCAGAAGCTCAAGAAACAGGGCAAATCTGCGCTGGTGCTCGAACTTGAATCCACTCCGGACATTCTCGCAATGTTGTCCGCACGCCGGACATCGCAAATTGTGGTTGGTTTCGCGGCAGAAACCGAACAAGTCTTATCTCATGCAGCAGACAAGTTGAGAGGGAAAGGATTGGATCTCATCATTGCCAACGATGTCGCGCAAGCGGGAAGTGGGTTTGGCAGTGACGACAATGCGGTCGTTATTCTTTCGGCCACGGGCGAACAGAAAGCCTTAGGCCCGATGCCCAAGCGCCGTCTGGCCGACGAAATTCTGACGACCGTGCGCGAACTGTGCCTGACCTCACCTCGTCGCGCGTCCCTGGTGGAGTGA
- a CDS encoding tetratricopeptide repeat protein, translating into MTSGSKKTGNAGVIDQLALTLAKEPKSKVFIPLAEEYGKAGMWEEAVAVLEDGLKTYPGFITAMVALGRAYEQMNQPVKAKAILEEAIKLSPDNLRAHRTLAKLYAAQGAKEAAVRSCDVILSMNPHDQEALSLRAGFDVPTVHGEAQSQRQLLATPVKTASVESDRLRGEGLTYALGDATPATKAEANGVSSSAPRSEERLAQTAGFTAQTSQKTRSVVIAQLEQWLNSVQTRRRNLQVSSRLDS; encoded by the coding sequence ATGACCTCAGGTTCAAAAAAAACGGGTAATGCCGGTGTAATTGATCAGTTGGCCTTGACCTTAGCTAAAGAGCCAAAGTCTAAGGTATTCATCCCTCTGGCAGAAGAATACGGCAAAGCCGGCATGTGGGAAGAGGCCGTTGCTGTTCTTGAAGATGGGTTGAAGACTTATCCAGGTTTCATCACGGCCATGGTGGCGTTAGGTCGCGCATATGAGCAGATGAACCAACCAGTCAAGGCTAAGGCCATTCTTGAGGAAGCCATAAAATTGAGCCCTGACAATCTTCGTGCACATCGAACATTGGCGAAGCTCTACGCGGCTCAAGGGGCCAAAGAAGCGGCCGTCCGGTCGTGCGATGTTATTTTGTCCATGAATCCACACGACCAGGAAGCTTTGTCCCTTCGCGCCGGGTTCGACGTACCGACGGTTCATGGAGAGGCACAATCGCAAAGACAATTGCTTGCCACGCCGGTAAAGACCGCTAGCGTTGAGTCTGACCGGCTTCGCGGCGAGGGCTTGACATACGCATTAGGCGATGCGACGCCGGCAACCAAAGCTGAAGCCAACGGGGTGTCTAGTAGCGCACCCCGTTCGGAAGAAAGACTTGCCCAGACAGCCGGTTTTACGGCCCAAACCTCACAGAAAACGAGAAGCGTAGTGATCGCACAGCTTGAGCAGTGGCTTAACTCGGTCCAGACACGCCGACGAAATCTCCAAGTCTCTTCTCGACTCGACTCCTGA
- the aroQ gene encoding type II 3-dehydroquinate dehydratase, whose protein sequence is MRILVLHGPNLNLLGHREESIYGTVTLDTIDASLITLGGDLGAELVIRHSNHEGELVNWIQEARRGYHGIIINPAAYTHTSIAIRDALAAVDLPTIEVHLSNIYRREEFRRHSYVSGVALAQISGFGAAGYLLALRGLCEQISASGSKRSADGSASGSGAKPGAR, encoded by the coding sequence ATGCGCATCTTGGTCCTTCACGGTCCGAATCTGAACCTGTTGGGTCACCGGGAGGAATCTATTTACGGAACGGTGACCCTTGATACGATCGATGCGTCGCTGATAACGCTGGGTGGCGATCTTGGAGCTGAACTGGTTATTCGTCACTCGAATCATGAAGGGGAATTGGTGAACTGGATTCAAGAAGCGCGACGAGGCTATCACGGCATTATCATCAATCCAGCGGCCTATACTCACACCAGTATCGCGATACGCGATGCCCTGGCCGCCGTTGATTTGCCTACCATTGAGGTCCATCTGTCAAACATCTATCGGCGTGAAGAATTCAGGCGACATTCATATGTATCGGGAGTCGCCTTGGCACAGATCTCTGGGTTCGGTGCGGCCGGCTATCTGTTGGCCTTGCGAGGACTGTGCGAACAAATATCTGCTTCCGGATCAAAACGTTCTGCTGATGGGAGTGCCTCAGGAAGCGGAGCGAAGCCAGGCGCTCGATGA
- the efp gene encoding elongation factor P, giving the protein MISTVDFRSGVRLMVEGEPFYIVEFQHVKPGKGGAFVRTKLKSYLSGNVLDRTFRSGERFEEPDLDERVMQFLYASGNSYTLMDTETYEQLTFERSQLGENADLLKENMTVKILIYEHRPIAVELPNFIELKVVDAEPGVRGDTASGGTKPAVVETGATIKVPLYLEVGTVIRIDTRTRSYVERVR; this is encoded by the coding sequence GTGATTTCCACGGTGGATTTTCGCAGCGGGGTGCGTTTGATGGTCGAGGGAGAGCCTTTTTATATCGTCGAGTTTCAGCACGTCAAGCCCGGCAAAGGCGGTGCCTTCGTACGTACGAAGTTGAAAAGCTACCTCTCTGGAAATGTGTTGGACCGAACGTTTCGCTCTGGAGAACGGTTTGAAGAGCCCGATTTGGATGAGCGCGTCATGCAGTTCCTCTACGCATCCGGAAATTCTTACACTCTGATGGATACCGAGACGTACGAGCAGTTGACGTTTGAGAGGAGTCAGTTGGGAGAGAACGCCGATTTGTTGAAAGAAAATATGACCGTCAAGATCCTCATCTACGAGCATCGCCCGATCGCCGTCGAATTGCCGAACTTCATTGAGCTCAAGGTGGTCGATGCGGAGCCCGGTGTGCGGGGGGACACTGCGTCTGGAGGAACCAAACCGGCGGTCGTGGAAACGGGGGCGACGATCAAAGTTCCGCTCTATTTGGAGGTCGGCACCGTCATCCGGATCGATACTCGCACCAGATCCTATGTGGAGCGCGTTCGGTGA
- the accB gene encoding acetyl-CoA carboxylase biotin carboxyl carrier protein yields the protein MSRRRSIHSKTKTRRIVLPQTVNETGDEVSLTGGSTKQIQELIDLLRRNNLTELEFERQGIRIRVRHELVARPLATSAQESVQTPPQQPMHSASVTAPVSDASTGFVTVTSPIVGTFYRSPSPDADPYVEEGESVKKGQVLCIVEAMKLMNEIESEVDGRLVKILVESTKSVEYGQALFLIDPKAAS from the coding sequence GTGAGCCGTCGTCGATCTATTCATTCCAAGACCAAGACGCGTCGGATTGTGTTACCGCAGACTGTGAACGAGACAGGTGATGAGGTCTCACTCACAGGGGGTTCCACCAAGCAAATCCAAGAACTCATCGATTTGCTTCGGCGCAATAATTTGACCGAGCTTGAGTTTGAACGACAGGGCATCCGTATCCGTGTCCGCCATGAACTCGTAGCCAGACCTCTTGCGACTTCAGCGCAGGAGTCTGTCCAAACCCCGCCTCAACAACCGATGCATTCTGCTTCAGTCACGGCACCGGTGTCGGACGCAAGCACGGGTTTTGTGACCGTCACTTCCCCAATCGTCGGCACATTTTACCGATCCCCCTCACCCGACGCCGATCCGTACGTTGAAGAGGGGGAGTCTGTGAAAAAGGGGCAAGTGCTGTGCATCGTCGAAGCGATGAAACTCATGAACGAAATTGAGTCAGAAGTGGACGGTCGCCTTGTCAAGATCTTGGTGGAAAGCACAAAGTCAGTGGAATATGGTCAGGCACTGTTTCTTATCGATCCCAAAGCCGCTTCATAG
- the accC gene encoding acetyl-CoA carboxylase biotin carboxylase subunit has translation MFKKVLVANRGEIALRVIRACKELGIKTVAIHSEADALALHVRAADEKMCVGPAESALSYRNIPNVLSAAEITGVDAIHPGYGFLSENAHFAEVCESIGMRFIGPSSENIAMMGDKAKAREIVAKRGLPVTPGSPGELRSEEEALQAAQKIGFPVIIKATAGGGGRGMRVVNKADDLGRAFQAAQAEAKSTFGNDGVYLERYFLEPRHIEVQILADQYGRVVHLGERDCSIQRRHQKLVEETPSPVVDDKLRREIGRVAVEAVKAAHYRNVGTVEFLLDKDRQFYFMEVNTRIQVEHPITEMVTGVDLIKEQIRLSAGHPLSIRQQDVTITGHSLECRINAEDPEKFTPSPGVITKYSSPGGFGIRVDSAMESGSVVVPYYDSMIAKLITHGRDRQESVARMKRALGEFIIEGIKTTIPLHRRILDDPDFQKGHVSTTFLERFLAS, from the coding sequence GTGTTTAAGAAAGTTCTGGTTGCCAATCGCGGAGAAATCGCGCTGCGAGTGATCCGTGCTTGCAAGGAACTCGGCATCAAGACCGTGGCCATTCATTCTGAGGCGGATGCGCTTGCGCTGCACGTTCGAGCGGCCGACGAAAAGATGTGTGTCGGGCCGGCCGAATCGGCATTGAGTTACCGAAATATTCCCAATGTCTTGAGTGCCGCAGAGATTACGGGAGTCGACGCCATCCATCCGGGGTACGGATTTCTGTCGGAGAATGCCCATTTTGCGGAAGTCTGCGAGTCGATCGGCATGAGGTTTATCGGACCGAGCTCAGAAAATATCGCCATGATGGGGGATAAGGCGAAGGCGCGAGAGATCGTGGCGAAGCGAGGCCTTCCGGTCACGCCGGGGAGCCCAGGCGAATTGCGCAGTGAGGAGGAGGCGCTGCAGGCGGCGCAGAAGATCGGTTTTCCTGTCATTATTAAAGCCACGGCCGGAGGGGGAGGGCGAGGCATGCGCGTCGTCAATAAGGCCGATGACCTGGGCCGAGCCTTCCAGGCTGCTCAGGCTGAAGCGAAATCGACCTTCGGCAACGACGGTGTGTACCTCGAGCGGTACTTCCTGGAACCGCGGCATATCGAGGTGCAGATTTTGGCCGACCAATATGGTCGGGTGGTCCACCTCGGAGAACGAGACTGTTCGATTCAACGGCGACATCAAAAATTGGTTGAGGAAACCCCCTCTCCCGTAGTCGATGACAAATTGCGTCGGGAAATCGGCCGAGTAGCTGTGGAGGCGGTGAAGGCTGCGCATTACCGAAATGTGGGCACGGTAGAATTTTTACTGGACAAAGACCGCCAGTTTTATTTCATGGAAGTCAATACACGCATCCAGGTGGAGCACCCAATCACCGAAATGGTGACCGGCGTGGATCTGATTAAGGAGCAGATCCGTTTGTCGGCCGGTCATCCGCTCTCAATTCGGCAACAGGATGTGACCATCACGGGGCACAGTTTGGAGTGTCGCATTAATGCCGAGGATCCGGAGAAATTTACCCCGTCTCCAGGAGTAATCACCAAATACAGTTCTCCGGGAGGCTTCGGAATCCGCGTCGATTCAGCCATGGAGTCGGGTTCGGTCGTCGTTCCTTACTACGATTCGATGATTGCGAAGCTGATCACCCATGGACGTGATCGACAGGAGTCAGTAGCTCGTATGAAACGCGCGCTTGGCGAGTTTATCATCGAGGGCATTAAGACCACCATTCCGCTTCACCGTCGAATCCTCGACGATCCCGATTTTCAAAAGGGCCACGTATCGACGACGTTCTTGGAACGATTCTTGGCAAGCTAA